In the genome of Luteitalea pratensis, the window GGTCGAGGTCGGTCTCGAGCGACGTGACGATGGCCTCGTACGTCGCGTCGTCCGGCCGCGGCTCGCCGATGGGCGGCATCTGGCGGGTGCGCAGCTTCTTGACGACCTTCTCCCAGGCGACGGCATGCGCGGCGACGTCGCTCGCCATGATCGCCTCGAGCGACAGATCGGCCTTCTTCGACCCGTTGTCGTGGCAATCCAGGCAGTACTGCTCGACCAGGTCGCGGGGCGACGCAACGGCGGTGCCGACGGCTGGCGCAGCCCGGTCGGGCGCGTCTGCTGTCAGCCGCAGGCCACCGGCCGCCACGAGGCCGGCAAGCCCGACCATCGTCGCGGCCCTGCGTGTATCAAGCAGGGGCATTTGGCCGAATGATACACCCCGGGTGATACCATCCTCGGCATGTCCAGACTCCTGTTGTTCAGCATGGTCGCGTGCCTCGGCACGGCGACGCTGGCAGCACAGGGTCAGCCCCCTGCACCTGCGACTGCGCCGGCCGCTCCGGCACCACCACCGCAGTACTCGGCAGACCTGAAGGTCGGCGACATGGCGCCTGCCTTCTCGCTGCCGGGATCCGACGGCAAGACGCATTCACTGTCGGAGTACAAGGGAAAGACCGTCGTGCTCGCCTGGTTCCCGAAAGCCTTCACCGGTGGTTGAACGGCCGAATGCAAGTCGCTCCGTGAGAGCGGCCCGATTCTGAAGACTTACGACATCACGTACTTCATGGCCAGCGTCGACGACCTCGAGCAGAACACCAAGTTCGCGCAGATGCACGAGGCCGATTTCCCGATCCTCGCCGACCCGTCCAAGGCGACGGCGATGAAGTACGGGGTCATCCGTACCGACCGGCCACCCGACCAGCAGTTCGCGGCGCGCTGGACGTTCTACATCGGTCCGGACGGAAAAATCCTCGAGATCGACAAGGCGCCCAACACGGCCACCGCCGGTCAGCTCATGATCGCGAAGCTCGACGCGCTCGGCGTCAAGAAGCGCGCGCAGTAGGTCTTCCTCGCGCCGCAGGTGTGCCTGTCACGTCGGCGGCGCGAGCCCTCGCTTACCATGGCGGCCATGTCCGAACCCACCGACATCGTCATCGACGTCGACCGCTCCGCCGCCACATTGCCGGACGGGGTCATCGGCCTGGGGTCGATCTCCGCTGACGTGCAGGACGGCTGTCGCGTCTTCGTCCATTACAACGGGCCGACCGATCAGCTGTCTGGCATGTGTGCCGGCATGGCCGTGCTCGATCCGGGCGCATCGCCGCATCCGCCGCACAGGCACCCCGAAGAGGAGATCCTCGTGATCGCCGGCGGCACCGGCGAAATCGACTGCGACGGCACGGTCACCCAGGTGGGCCCGGGGTCGATGATGTTCTGCGCCGGCGGCGTGTTGCATGGCATCGTCAACACCGGGCCGGTGCCACTCACGTTCTACTGGTCCAAGTGGTCGGCGCGCCCCGGCCTGCCGACGCCGTGACGTACGGCGGCCGGTCAGCCCGAAGCGTCGAGCAAGCTCGACGCCTACGCGCCCTCTGTGGTGTAGCGGTCGACCTTGGTCGACCGGCGACTCAGCCGTGTGCGGCAGGCGGCGTGTGCGCGTTGACAATGTGAAGCCGCACCGGCCGTTGGGCCACGCGTGCTGGCAACTCTCGAGGTCCTCCTTATCGTCGCGGAGGAGACGCATGCGATTCCGTCTGGCTTTCATCAGGACAGTCACGTGTACCTTGCTGGTCGTGGCGCCTCCGGGCGTGGTCACCGCCCAGCCGCAAGAGGCTCATGCGCACGGCCAGCCCGGCGAGCGACTCGGATCGGTGCACTTCCCGACGTCGTGCGCGTCCGGCGTCCAGCCCGAGCTCGATCGCGGCGTCGCGCAGCTGCACTCGTTCTGGTTCTCCGCAGCCGTCGCCTCGTTCCAGAAGGTCCTGGCGAGCGATTCGTCGTGCGTCATGGCGCACTGGGGCATCGCGCTGAGCTGGTGGGGCAATCCGTTCGCGCCGTCGCGCTCGGCGGCATCCCTCGAGGCAGGCCGGGCCGCAGCCGAGGCAGGGCGGGTGAGCGGCGCCGGCACCGAGCGCGAGAAGGCCTGGCTTGCCGCCGTCGCGCTGCTGTACCGCGACAGCGCCACCGTCGACCAGCGCACGCGTACGCTCGCCTACGAGAAGGCCATGGCAGCAGTCGTCCAACAGTATCCAGACGATGTCGAGGCGCGCATCTTCCATGCGCTGGCGCTCACGCAGACGGCGCTGCCGACTGACAAGACGTACGCCAACCAGTTGCAGGCCGACGCGATCCTCGAACGCGAGTTCGCCCGGCAGCCGGAGCATCCGGGCCTCGCGCATTACATCATCCACAGCCTCGACGTGCCCGCCCTGGCGCCTCGCGCGCTCGACGCCGCACGCCGCTACGCCGCGATCGCGCCAGCCGCCCCGCATGCCCTGCACATGCCCTCGCACACGTTCACGCGCGTGGGATCGTGGCAGGAGTCGATCGACACGAACCTGGCGTCGGCCGCGGCGGCGCGCAAGGACGGCGCAACAGCCGAGGAACTGCACGCGCTGGATTACCAGGCGTATGCCTACCTGCAGACCGCGCAGGATGCGGCAGCCGGACGCACGGTGGTGGCGATCGAGGCGCTCGTCTCGAAGATTTCGACTACGGGACCGGGCAACGCCGCGCCCCCTGCGGCAGGACACTACGCCCTGGCGGCCATCCCGGCGCGATATGCCCTCGAACGTGAGGACTGGGCCGCAGCCGCCGCGCTCGTGCCCCGTGAGACGCCCACGCAGTGGGCCAACGCCGTCTCGCATTTCGCTCGCGCACTCGGCGCGGCGAGGACGGGCAACGCGTCCGCAGCGCGGCAGGAGATCGTCCGTCTCGAAGCGATTCGCGATGCGGTGAAGGCGTCAGGCGACGCTTACTGGTCTGGGCAGGTGGAGATCCAGCGCCGCGGCGCGGCGGCGTGGGCGACGCTCGCGGACGGCAAGGTCGCGGAGGCGCTGGCGGAAATGCGGGAGGTCGCGGGCCTGGAGGACGCGACCGAGAAGGCCGCGGTGACGCCAGGGCCGATCAAGCCCGCACGTGAATTGCTCGCGGACATGCTGATGCAGGTCAACCGTCAGGCCGAGGCGCTGACCGAATACGAGGCCACGCTCGCCAAGGAGCCGCATCGGTTCCGCGCCACGTACGGCGCCGCGCGCGCGGCCGTTGCTGCCGGCGATGCACAGAAGGCCGCGACTCACTACGCGAACCTGGTCGTCCTCGCTGAGAAAGCGGACCAACCGCTGCGGAAGGAAGTCGTGGAGGCGCGGGCGCGTGCTCATTGACGCCCGCGCCCGGCGCACGTCGGCCTTACGGCTCAGGTCTCAAGCCTCAAGCCTCAAGCCTCAAGGCTCAGGGCTCAGCCAGGGCCGAAGGCCGTCTCGATCCCGCCTGACGCGTCGACCTGAAGGTCGACGCCTACGGGGCCAGGGACAGAACGAATCTCGACAAACGCCGGACGCCGAACGACGAACGCCGAACGCCGAACGCCGAACGCCGAACGCTAACGCTAACGCTTAACGCCTGACGCCTAACGCTTCTTGAGGGACGTAGCCGCCGACCTTCAGGTCGGCGGATCGCGTGCGTCGACCTGAAGGTCGACGCCTACGAAGGCCCAAGGCCAGATCCGTAGGCTGTAGGCCGTAGGCTGCAGCCTGCTTCTGCGAGCCGCGCGAGGGTGTCAGCGCGCGGCAACCAAGGGCAAGGATCGCCGTCGCTCGCCGGTGGCGTCGAAGATCGCGGCGGCGAGGGCGGGGGCGGTCAGCGTGATCGGTGATTCGCCTGCGCCCGCGGGCTCGATGTCCCGGCGGTCGATCAGCTGCACGTCCAGGTCAGGCAGGTCGCGAAAGCGTGGCACCCGGTACTCGGAGAGACGGCGGGTGCGCTGCGTGGTCCCGTCGTACGTCACCTGTTCCCAGAGCGCGCCGCCGAGCCCCTGGATGATCGCGCCGGTCATCTGGTTCTGCAGCGCATCCGGGTTCAGTGCCGCGCCGAAATCGCCGGTGGCGACCATGCGCACCACCCGCACGTCGGTCCCCGAGACCTCGACCTCCACGAACAGTGCCAGCCGCGCGTCCTTCTCGAGGTTGCAACTCATGCCGACGCCGCGTCTCGAGCCGGTCCGCTCGCGCGTGGGCGCACTCTTGCGGGCCGCAGCATCAGCCTTCCAGCCGAAGCGAGCGGCCGATCGTTCGATCACCTCGCGGAGCCGCGCATCGGTGATGTTGCGCAGGCGGAACGCGACCGGGTCGAGGCCCAGCGTCGCCGCCCACTCGTCCATGTGCGACTCGAGCGCGAAGTTGTTCGCCACCGCCGCGAGCGATCGATAGCTGCCTTGCCGGACGTCGGACTGCGTGCGGTAGAAGCCGACCCAGTGATGCGCGATGTCGTACTGCGGGGCCAGGCCGGCCGCGCCGCTGTTGTAGTTGGCAAAGCGCATGGCCACCAGGCGGCCGCCCGCATCCACGCCGCTCTCCACGTCGAGCAATCCCGCCGGGCGCGCGTAACTGCAGGTGAACTCTTCCTCCCGCGTCCAGGCGACGCGGACCGGCGCGCCCGCGAGGCGCGACAACCGCGCCGCCTCCACCTCGCATTCGCCCCGCTGCTTGCCGCCATAGGCGCCCCCGGAATCCGCCGCGACGATGCGGACGCGCGTCTCCGGCACGTCGAGAGCCTTTGCGACTTCCTGACGGCACAGGAACGGCGCCTGTACGCCCGAATGCACGGTGACCCCGTCGTCGTTCCACTCGGCGATCGCGGCGCGTGGCTCGAGCGGCACGTGGGCGATCGGCGCGACCTGATAGACCGACGATTGCCGCGCAACCGCTCCCGCCAACCCGGCGACCACGTCGCCTCGCCTCAGTAGTGGCGGGTAGCGTGCGCGTGGCTGCTCAACCGGTTCCACCGCGGTTTTTCGGAAGAGCGCGACCCAATCGCCCTGCGGTGTCAGCGACTCGGGAGTCCACTCGGCAGTCACGAGGGCAGCCGCGCGCCGCGCCGTCGCCATGTCGCCAGCAACAGTGGCGAGCAGGTCACCGTCGCGCAAGACGCGGACGCCTGGCAGTCGCTCGGCGGCGCTCGCATCGAACGTCTTGAGCGTCGCCTTGTGATTCGGACTGCGCACCACGGCGGCTTGGCGCAGGCCGGGCACGCGTCGATCGGAGGGATAAGCCTTTGCGCCAGTGACGATGGCGAGCCCCGTGACGTTGGGCACCGACTGGCCAAGCGTTCGCCAGGCTGCTGGAGCCACGAGGCCATCCGGGGTGGCGGCGCGCACGGCGCGCACGGCCGCTGCCGCCTTCCGGATCACCGGCACGGTGACCGGCGTCGTGATGCTTGCCCATGTGCCGCCGTCATCGGGACACAGCCGGGTGTCGCCCATGACCAGGACGACGCGATCCAGGGGAACCCCCAACTCCTCGGCAAACGCCTGCGTGAGCAGGGTGCGCGAGCCCTGGCCCATGTCCATCTTGCCCGTGAAGGCGCGGTACGTGCCGTCGTCGCTGACCTGCACGCGCACGGGCACATCGACGCCCTGCGCACGTACGGTCACGAGCAACAACATGCCGCCGCCGAGGGCCTTCAGGAACGCACGCCGATCGGGCGTGAGATCGCCGAGCGCGTCGACGACGGTGTACGTCTCCGGCTCGAGGTCCTCGTCGAACCGACGCTTGTATGCGGCGCGCAGATCCTCAGCCACGGCGCTCCTGCCGCGCGAGGGCGTCCCCCGCCGCTCGCACCGCACGCATGATGCGTGGGTACGTGCCACAGCGGCACAGGTGTCCGTCGAGCGCATGGCGAATCTCGTCGTCGGTCGGGCGCGGCGTGCGGGCGAGGAGCGCAACGGCGCCCATGATCATGCCCGGCGTGCAGAAGCCGCACTGGAACGCCTGGGCATCGAGGAAAGCCTGCTGGACCGGGTGCAGGCGGTCTCCCGTGGCCAGTCCTTCGATGGTGGTCACCGCCCGGGCGGCGCTGGCTTGCGTGAGGCACGCGCGCACCGCCTTGTCGTCCGCGAGGACCGTGCAGCTGCCACATTGGCCCTCGCCGCACCCGTACTTCGTGCCCGTCAGCGTGGCATGGTCTCGCAGGAGGTCCAGCAAGGTGGTCCCGTCGGGGACCTCGCCGCTCCACGCACGACCGTTCACCGTGAGCGTCATCCTGGCCACGGTACGCATGGTACTGCGATGCCTCGTGCCGTGCCCGGGACCGCGAGTGGTCGACTTGTGCCGCCTGCCGGTCGACAATCAGCGGATGACACACGCGAGGCGAGGCATCGCCGGCACGATGCTGATGGTGCTGCTGGTGGGCGCGCTGGCGGCGGCGCTGGCATGGCAGACGTTCAAGCCGCGGCCGCTCGCCGTCGAACCAGGCAAGTTCCCGGAGGTGCTCGTCCACGCGCGCGCCGACGATGGCGTCATCAACGGCGGGGCAGTGTTCATGCCGCCGAAGAGCGCAGCGCGGCCGGTCGCGGTGATCTGGGTGCATGGCTGGGGTACCAACTTCTACGACCCCGCGTACGCGCGCATCGGGCGCGCCCTCGCCGAGCGCGGCGTGACCACCATGTCGATCAACACGCGGATGCACGACCTCGGCACGAGTGCGACCAACGTGTCCGGCCGGCGCGTGCGCGGCGGTGGCTACTGGGGCGTGACCAGCGAACAGTCACGCGACATTGCCGCGTGGATCGAGATCGCCGCCGAGCACGGCTTCTCACGCGTCGTGCTCGTGGGCCATTCTGCCGGGTGGCCGGCCGTGGCAGCCTACCAGGCCTCGTCACACGACTCGCGCGTGGTCGGCCTGGTGCTGGCATCCGGGCCGGTGCAACCGTTGCACCCTCCCGACGATGCCGCCCTGATCAAGCAGGCCACCGAGCTTGTCGCGGCAGGGAAGGGCGACGACCTGCTACGCATTCCGGGACGCTCGTTCCCGTCGTTCATCAGCGCCGCGACGTACCTCGATCAGGTGCACACACCGCCGGCCTTGCTCGACATCTTCGGCGTGTCGAGCACCGACGCCGCCATCGCGTCGATCACGTGTCCGTTGCTGGCATTCTTCGGAACACGCGATGACGTCGGCGGGAACGCGGATCTGGCCGTCGTGAAGGCGACGTCACGGCGACTGGAGAGCGGACCCAGCCGGATCACGACGGCCACGATCGCGCGTGGCGACCACATGTACTCGGGTGAGGAGGCCCAGGTTGCACAGGTGATCGCCGATTGGCTCGATCGCGTTGTCACGCCGTCGCCCGCGCCGACGGCCACGAATCAGAACCGGTAAAGGTAGCTGGCCTTGAAGAAGAAACCGCGGCGGGTCGTCAGATACTCGCCCTGGTGCTCCAGCCAGCGGTCGTCCTGCCAGAGGCGGCGCTCGTACAGCGAGCCGTAGCCTACGAACACCACGGTGCCGGGCCGAGGCTCGTACGAGCCGAGGAAGTCCGTAAGCACGCGCTCACGCTGTCCGTCGTACTGGATGATGGCGCGAGCGGCCAGGGCGCGCGTGAACTGGTACGTCGTCCGAGTGTTCACCAGCGACACGGTGTAGACGCGCTCACCGGTCGTGGCGCGGTCGAAGGCGATGCGCTGGAACTCCACGTCCTCGCTGAACCGTCCGTTCGGCTGTATGAGGGCGCCAGCTGAGGTGTCGAGCGAGCGTCCCTGGAACGGGTCGAGGGCGTCGTAGTACGTCGCCGCGCCCCAGTTGACGCGGGCCTGTGGCCGTAACCAGCGGAACAGCTGCCCCGAAGCCTGCAGGCGTGTGCGGCCGTTGTCGTACTCCTGGTGCTGCCAGGGTTCCTGCCCGAAGATGCGGTCCACCCGCACGAAACCCTGCCGCGTGAAACTCAAACGCACGCCGGTGACGCTGATGATCTCGTCGCCGCCGGCGATGCGATCGTGTCCGGCCTGCAGGAACGTGAACGGCGAGATGCGCCGGATCCACGGGTACTTCGTCTTGTCGGGATAGAAGCTGTAGTCGACATAGCCCCAGCCGCTGGTGAAGCCGACGCGGTTGAGGAAGGCCGTGTCCATCACGAACCCGCGGTCGTAGTGTTCGAACTGGCCCTGCGCGTTCACCCGCTGCGAACTGTAGCCGTACGTGAGCTGTGTGCCGAGCCCTTCGCGCGACCCCGCATCGTGGGTTGTCGACGATGCCAGGACGAAGCCGGTGAACCGTTGCGACTGGCTGAGGCGCAGGTTGAGATCGACACCGCCGACGGCGTTGTGGCGCCCGGCCAGTTCGGTGAATGTGCCGATGGCGCCAGCGTAGCTGCCGGGTTTGAGGCTCACCTGCGCGCGGGCGATCTGCCAGATCTTCTCGCGGCCCGACAGCCGGTCAGTAAGATCCTCGACGCGCCCTGGCCCCTGATCGACGGCCGTCAGGCTGGCAAAGGTGACGCGCCCGGCCGACCCGGTCAGCTTCGCTCCGAGGATCGGATCGACGATTTTCCGGGTATGGACGGCGTAGAGCATGCTCGCGTCGCCTTGGGCGTTGCCGGCGAGGTTGAACGCAGCGGCGCCCTCCATGAAGAACGGGCGCTTTTCCGAGAAGAACACCGGGTAACGTTGGTTCACCTCGACTTGCACGGCGTCGCTCTCGACCTGACTGAAGTCGGGATTGAGCGTGGCCTCGAGGGTGATCGTCGTGCTGAGGCCCCATTTGCCACTGACCCCCACCTCGCCGCCGTTGTCACGCAGCCAGCGTTCGCTATTGGGCCGTTCCTCCCGGTGCGTGTAGGTCACTGACGGGATCACTTCGCGGACAGCCACACCCTGGAGATCCTTGAAGATCAACGGCGCATGCGTGTCGAACACCCACCGGCCAGGTTGCAGCGCCGGCCACGCGACGGAGACGCCGGTGCGGCTGACACGTCGCCAGAAGAGCACGCCCATGCGTACCTCCTCGCCGCCCTTGAACCGGAGCATCTGCAGGGGCAGGCGGATCTCGACGGCGTAGCCCGTTGGTGTCGGGCGTGCGGCGCTGTCCCAGACCCAGTCCGGCGATGTGTCCTCGTTGCCCGAGATGGTGTTGACCATGTCGAGCTGGATCCCGTTCGGGTTGACCATCAAGTGGTAGGAGGTCTGGCCGGTACCGAGGGCATCGAGGCTGAGGCCGACCCAGTCGTCAGGCCAGATGTTGTCTCGGCGGGTCACCGAGGTCTTGATGCCGGACGGGTCGGGGTCGTCGCACTTGAACGCGACGTAGATGGAGGTGGCGTCGTAGGCGATCCAGACCGTCGTGTGTTGCTGGATCTGGTCGCCATACAACGGGTTGTACGAGCGCCAGTCCTCGCCGGCCTGGACTGGCGCTGCCGTCCACGCGGCATCGTCGAGGACGCCATCGATGGTCGGAGCGACGGTGGTGCGGGTTGCGACGAGCGGTGCAAGCGAGACCTTGGCAGGGGTGGCCGCGGCGTCGGGTGGCGTCTGTGCTGCTGCGAAAGAGGACGTACCGGGAAGGGCGGCGAGGCAGGCGACGCCTGCGACCAGGGCGGCGAGCATGCGACGCGCCCGAGAGACGTGCATGGACGCAGTAGACGTGTGTGAGCCGGCCGGAGTTTATTCGCCGACGCCCTCCGCGCGAGACGCTGCCTCGGCCGTGGCAGGATGGCCGGCCGTGGTCGAGTCATCCAGTCTGGACATGGGCGCCATGCCAGTGAGTCATGTCGGGCCGATGTGAGCGTTTTCGGGGTACCGTTCCGCTCGGTGCCTCAACTCCAATCGCTCTCGACCGCCGACCTCAGCTCGATCCTCCAGGACGTCCAACGTCGCTACGACGCGTTCCGCCAGCGTGCGCTCGCTCTCGACCTCACGCGCGGCAAGCCGGCGAGCGAGCAACTGGATTTGTCGAGCGCGCTGCTCGGCCTGCCCGGTGAAGACGATTTCCTCGCGGCCGACAAGACCGACACGCGCAATTACGGCGTGCTCCAGGGCCTGCCGGAACTGCGCGCCCTGCTCGCGCCGCTCTTTGGTACGGTGCCGGTGCAGATGGTGATCGGTGACAACTCCAGCCTCGCGCTGATGCACGACGCCATTGCCTACAGCCTGCTGAAGGGCACGGTCGGCAGCGAGCGCCCCTGGGTGCGTGAGCCGCGCGTCGCCTTCCTCTGCCCGGTGCCCGGATACGACCGTCATTTCTCGATCTGCCAGGACTTCGGCATCGAGATGATCCCCGTGCCGCTCAATGCGGACGGACCCGACATGGACGTCGTCGAACGGCTCGTCGGCGAGGACGCCGCCATCAAGGGCATGTGGTGCGTGCCCAAGTACAGCAACCCGTCAGGGGCCGTGTACTCCGATGCCGTGGTGGAGCGGTTGGCGGCGATGACGACTGCGGCGCCCGACTTCCGGATCTTCTGGGACAACGCGTACGCCGTCCACCACCTGACCGACGAACGCATCGAAATCCCGAGCCTGATCGACGCGTGTGCGCGTCACGGCCATCCACATCGGGCCTTCGTCTTCGGATCGACGTCGAAGGTCACGCTCGCGGGCGCCGGCGTCGCGCTGTTTGCGTCGTCTGCCGAGAACGTGAAGTGGTTCCTGGGCCGCATGGGCAAGCGCAGCATCGGCGGCGACAAGGTCAACCAGTTGCGTCACGTGCGCGCCCTGCGCGACACGGCCGGCCTGCTCGCGCTGATGGATCGTCACCGCGCGATCGTGGCTCCGAAGTTTGCGGCGGTTGCCGACGCCTTCGCGGCCCATCTCGGCGGCACCGGCGTCGCCTCGTGGCTCGTCCCCAAGGGCGGGTACTTCATCAGCCTCGACGTGCTGGACGGCTGCGCGCGTGACTTCGTCAAGGCCGCCAAGGATGCGGGGGTCGAGTTGACGCCCGCGGGGGCGACACACCCGCTCGGGCAGGATCCTCACGACCGCACGGTGCGCATTGCGCCGACGTTCCCCGACCTGGCCACCGTCAAGGTCGCCGCCGAGGGCGTGGCCCTCAGCGCGCTGCTGGTGACGACGAGCGCGCTGCTCGCGGGTCGCGGCGTCACGACTGCCTAACCTTCGCCACGACGACCGCGACGCTTTCCGTCGACCTGAAGGTCGACGGCTACGCACGATCGAGACAGTGCCGCGCAATGCTGGAATGCCGGAATGCTGAATGTCGAGGGCAGCGGCTTTCGACATTGCGACATTGGCGGCATTTCGGCATTTCGATGGCAACGGTCACTCCGATCCCCGATCCCCGATCCCCGATCCCCGACTCCCGACGCCCGACTCCCGGTACCCGGTACCCGGTCTCTTCCGTAAGCGTCGAGCTTGCTCGACGCTTGCAATGCTGGAATGCCGGAATGCTGGAATGTCGAGGGCAAGCGGCCTTCGACATTGCGGCATTGGCGGCATTTCGGCATTCGATGGCAACGGTCACTCCGATCCCCGATCCCCGATCCCCGCTCCCCGATCCCCGATCCCCGACTCCCGACGCCCGGTACCCGGTACCCGGTACCCGGTCTCTTCCGTAAGCGTCGAGCTTGCTCGACGCTTGCAATGCTGGAATGCCGGAATGCTGGAATGTCGAGGGCAAGCGGCCTTCGACATTGCGGCATTGGCGGCATTTCGGCATGTCGATGACAGCGGTCACTCCGATCCCCGACTCACGACTCCCGACTCCCGGTGCCCGGTGCCCGGTGCCCGGCACCCGGTACCCGGTACCCGGTCTCTTCTGTAGGCGTCGAGCTTGCTCGATGCTTGCCACACGGCAGTCGGTCGCTCGTCCTTATCGCCGACGCGCGTCGGCTTTTGTGCGCGTCGAGTTCGATCACTACAACATCACCAGGCGCGCGGGCGGGTTTTACCAGCAACCCGCTGACGGGCAGTGGCAGCGTCCTTGCTAAATGCATCCCTGGCGAGCCCGAATTGACGGGCACGACCCTGGAGGTGTGCAGATGGCAGACAACACGACGCATCGTGATGATTCGGTGGGAGAAGAACTCGCGGCCACGGGGCAACGGGTCAAGGGTGCGGTCAAGGAGGCGACCGGGTCGATGCTCGGGCTCGGCCGCATGGAAGTCGAGGGCGAGCGCGAGAACGCCGAAGGGCGCGCTCGTCAGGCCGCCAATGACGCACTCGGCGACGATCGCGTCACGAACCGCGATACGTCAGGGCGGCTGGTAACGGGGCTGTACGAGAGCCCCGCGCATGCCGGTCGCGCGTACCAGGATCTCACCACGCGCCATGGCTACACGTCCGAGGACGTCAGTGTGCTGATGTCCGACGAGACTCGCGCGCGCCATTTTGGCAGCGCCACACCGGGCAGGGAGTTCGAGGCCGCCGCGGCCCACGAGGCCGGCTCGAAGGCAACTGAGGGCGCTGGCATCGGTGGCGCAACCGGTCTCGGCGTCGGCGCGGCCCTCGGCGCCTTGCTCGCCGCGGCATCGTCGATTGCGATTCCCGGGCTCGGGCTCATCGTCGCCGGACCGATCGCGGGCGCCATCGCCGGCGCAGGTGCGGGTGGCGCTGCGGGCACGCTCATGGGCGCGCTGATCGGCGCGGGCATCCCGGAAGATCGTGCCCAGGTGTACGACCGTGGCATCCGCGAGGGCGGCATCGTGCTGGGGACGCGGGCACGCGACGATGCGCATGCCGCCGAACTCGAGCGCGACCTGACCACGTACGGCGGACGCGACATCCTGCGCTGACGCCGTCGCGCTCCGGATTCGCACGCATGGGACGGCGGGCTGGGACAGCCCGCCGCTACCTGGACGACGTTCAACGTTCGAAGTTCGACGTTGTGGTCGGCGCTCGACGTACGGCGTTCGTCCCGACTGCCGACTGCCGACTCCCGATGCCCGGCACCCGGCACCCGGTACCCGGTACCCGGCTTCGTCCGTAGGCGTCGAGCTTGCTCGGCGCTGCCTGCTAGCTTCCGCGCTGATCATGTAGGCTTGGCTCGGAGGAATTCTGCATGCGTGTGTCGGTCCGGTCGTCAAGCCTTGTCCTGGGTGCAGTCGCGGTGGCGGGAGTCGTCGCGCTGTCGGCCCAGCAGAACCCGTATGTCGGCCGGTGGAACATCACCGGAACCGGTGCTGATGCCCGGAAGGTCTACTTCCTCGAGGTCAAGGAGGTCGGCGGCAAGCTGGAAGGCTTGTTCCTCGATCGCGGCGGCCATGCGACGCCGGTCTCGTGGATTAAGGTCGAGAACGGCGAGCTGCAGTGGCAGTACGGCGGCGGTGCCGAGACCTTGCCCAAGCCCGCCTGCGGCCCGCTGTATCGCGCAAAGCTCGAGGGT includes:
- a CDS encoding aminotransferase class I/II-fold pyridoxal phosphate-dependent enzyme codes for the protein MPQLQSLSTADLSSILQDVQRRYDAFRQRALALDLTRGKPASEQLDLSSALLGLPGEDDFLAADKTDTRNYGVLQGLPELRALLAPLFGTVPVQMVIGDNSSLALMHDAIAYSLLKGTVGSERPWVREPRVAFLCPVPGYDRHFSICQDFGIEMIPVPLNADGPDMDVVERLVGEDAAIKGMWCVPKYSNPSGAVYSDAVVERLAAMTTAAPDFRIFWDNAYAVHHLTDERIEIPSLIDACARHGHPHRAFVFGSTSKVTLAGAGVALFASSAENVKWFLGRMGKRSIGGDKVNQLRHVRALRDTAGLLALMDRHRAIVAPKFAAVADAFAAHLGGTGVASWLVPKGGYFISLDVLDGCARDFVKAAKDAGVELTPAGATHPLGQDPHDRTVRIAPTFPDLATVKVAAEGVALSALLVTTSALLAGRGVTTA
- a CDS encoding CsbD family protein: MADNTTHRDDSVGEELAATGQRVKGAVKEATGSMLGLGRMEVEGERENAEGRARQAANDALGDDRVTNRDTSGRLVTGLYESPAHAGRAYQDLTTRHGYTSEDVSVLMSDETRARHFGSATPGREFEAAAAHEAGSKATEGAGIGGATGLGVGAALGALLAAASSIAIPGLGLIVAGPIAGAIAGAGAGGAAGTLMGALIGAGIPEDRAQVYDRGIREGGIVLGTRARDDAHAAELERDLTTYGGRDILR